ATGTGCCACTCTTTCTTTCACTGTATTTTCCTTTTGTAGTTATTGAATTATTATTGTCACCCATTTATCTGATTGGTTTATTTATTTGTTGTGGAGTATGTTGTAAAATATGCTTTGTTTTGTTTATTTCATCTTTTCCTCTAACGTTGGCCTGTGCTCTGTGCTGATGCGTTCTTAGGTTCAAACTGTAAATTGTGTAGCAGAAATATATAATGAAGACCAGCAGGAAATATACAAGtaaattctttttccttttttttaaaatatttgctctgtgacttaaGTATGATAAAAACATAACTTGTGATTTTGATTGTTTTAAAGGTTATTATATGGAAGAATCAAATCTGAAAATGTCCCTGAAATTAAGGCTGGgtcagatgatgatgatgacgatgaagacgatgaagatgaagatgaagatgatgatgatgatgatgatgatgatgatgagggtggtgacgacgacgatgaagacgatgatgatgaagaggggggtgatgaagatgatgatcctgaggctaatggtgaaggggggagtgatgatgacgacg
This portion of the Zea mays cultivar B73 chromosome 2, Zm-B73-REFERENCE-NAM-5.0, whole genome shotgun sequence genome encodes:
- the LOC100284314 gene encoding uncharacterized protein LOC100284314, which codes for MAAATAVGGHDRVEAAASSAGAVLAVAVASQRLIGLLALAVQTVNCVAEIYNEDQQEIYKLLYGRIKSENVPEIKAGSDDDDDDEDDEDEDEDDDDDDDDDDEGGDDDDEDDDDEEGGDEDDDPEANGEGGSDDDDDDNDGDDDGNDDDDDEDDDEDEDEEDDDDEEEQPPSKKKK